One stretch of Eupeodes corollae chromosome 2, idEupCoro1.1, whole genome shotgun sequence DNA includes these proteins:
- the LOC129944956 gene encoding uncharacterized protein LOC129944956 — MSNRRIKVRVNGYCSLDNTIENGVPQGPPISTMLYNTYVNSLLNELNTDGDPQIKSTLTLADNIFVLSSGSPEEVAHALNQIIQKAQTWCTNTGAKLPIEKMEVLHICRKRSCPNRTINLNNSAFPLKEKLRILGLICSKTWKWHALAKFVADKLNKSLNLLKIICQKHKGPHQNTSINIAQALIRGATQHSLSIYSHWTKGNDQMIQIKMNALLRKSVGALPSTPIDALLAETNTPFFLETKQITQTKIVIQSLIDCKHPLHEICRTGCTVSKKTKIKSALYNSIRYLTFTNITIPEIVNYDVDSTPWLFPKSTIDISLAKMLKERTPPDIYRKKFAEKITTGQFNCILYTDASTAEETTSYCVYRYDNKCDKILSQKLTTPNQSPFVGEVMALVEAFQIANRRHDTTAICSDSLSAIRKILNNKNKTPIFHLLRSIIRSNFPRIHLIWSPGHTGIPGNETADFAARETIKMPLEYIIPPFASSMFKIVSDNIRREA, encoded by the coding sequence ATGTCTAACAGAAGAATAAAGGTACGTGTCAATGGCTACTGTTCATTAGACAACACAATCGAAAACGGTGTGCCACAAGGACCTCCAATTTCAACAATGTTGTACAATACTTACGTAAATTCgcttttaaatgaattgaacACTGATGGTGATCCACAAATCAAATCAACTTTAACATTAGCCgacaacattttcgttttaagtTCTGGTAGCCCAGAAGAAGTTGCCCATGCGCTCAATCAAATTATACAGAAAGCACAAACTTGGTGCACAAATACTGGAGCTAAACTACCTATTGAAAAAATGGAAGTTCTGCATATATGCAGAAAAAGATCTTGTCCGAACAGAACTATCAATCTTAACAACTCTGCTTTTCcccttaaagaaaaattaagaattctTGGTCTGATTTGCTCGAAAACTTGGAAATGGCATGCACTCGCGAAGTTTGTAGCTGACAAGCTCAACAAATCCTTGAATCTACTCAAAATTATCTGCCAAAAACACAAAGGACCGCACCAGAACACATCTATAAATATAGCACAAGCCCTCATACGGGGTGCCACACAACATAGCCTTTCCATCTATTCACACTGGACAAAAGGGAACGATCAGATGATCCAAATCAAAATGAATGCACTACTACGAAAGTCTGTTGGAGCTCTACCATCTACACCTATTGATGCTTTATTGGCAGAAACAAacacaccattttttttagaaacgaaACAAATTACACAAACCAAAATTGTTATACAGAGCCTCATAGACTGCAAACATCCGCTACACGAAATATGCAGAACTGGTTGCACAGTTtccaaaaaaacgaaaataaaaagtgCACTCTATAATTCTATCCGATACCTCACATTTACTAATATCACTATACCAGAAATAGTTAATTACGACGTAGATTCAACACCTTGGCTTTTCCCAAAAAGCACCATTGACATATCTCTAGCCAAAATGCTGAAGGAACGAACCCCGCCCGACATCTACAGAAAAAAATTTGCTGAAAAAATAACTACAGGACAATTTAATTGCATACTATACACAGACGCCTCGACAGCAGAAGAAACAACAAGTTATTGTGTATATAGATACGACAATAAATGTGACAAGATCCTCTCACAAAAACTTACAACCCCAAACCAAAGTCCTTTTGTTGGAGAGGTAATGGCATTGGTTGAAGCATTCCAAATTGCCAACAGAAGACATGATACAACCGCTATTTGCAGTGACTCTTTGAGTGCAATACGCAAAAtactcaacaacaaaaacaaaacaccaatCTTTCATCTTCTACGTTCAATTATCCGCTCCAACTTCCCTAGAATTCACTTAATATGGTCCCCAGGACACACAGGAATTCCAGGAAACGAAACGGCAGACTTTGCGGCTCGTGAAACCATCAAAATGCCTTTGGAATATATAATACCCCCGTTTGCATCTTCAATGTTCAAAATTGTCTCTGACAATATACGACGAGAAGCATAA
- the LOC129945944 gene encoding uncharacterized protein LOC129945944 — protein sequence MKKYKAIKKNIKSKKSSFIEKHNLFKSTSNILFDLSACKCNDFSICPCPIKVPQAERCFLLDQRQSRSMVIGSVDSELTKKIKKKNDRKIQEDLKRKRYEEMKESKRLKNDLQISDESGDDPSVLSYDEDEGDVDSDVPILPSRSPSIPKLQARINLTNLASACDRTGVSDRSASILVSSLLQDIVVVSKLDSSKVIDRSKLRRERQKLRQNLQCEIENITGLYFDGRKDKTMILETIGARTHRKISVEEHIVLVSEPEGQYLGHVTPSCGNAKTISSSIIDFVKNILCVNMEEITAVGCDGTIVNTGSKNGIVCQLEAAIGKPVHWFICLLHLNELPLRHLMAHVDGKTNDPKGFSGVLGKALESCDSLPIQGFEKIMVELPPITIEHLSTDQKYLYEMCEAVSNGNVDLELANRQPGRMSHSRWLTTANRILRLYVATEKPSKELLVLATYIIKVYAFVWFQIKTKPSCLDGPKHILALKAIVHPVIERNAYFCHPENILLAMLADSRSYVRELGLRRILKSRADIQVKITEPPLTRKISDDDLHAMVQNVPENIELSKYPCHTQAVER from the exons atgaaaaaatacaaagcaataaaaaaaaatataaaatcaaagaaaagctcatttattgaaaaacataatttatttaaatcgacCAGCAATATACTTTTTGATTTATCAGCTTGTAAATGTAACGACTTTTCAATATGTCCTTGCCCAATAAAAGTTCCTCAAGCAGAACGCTGTTTTTTACTTGACCAAAGACAGTCAAGGAGTATGGTGATTGGTAGTGTTGACTCTGAGTTGacgaaaaagattaaaaaaaagaatgatcgCAAAATTCAAGAGGATCTAAAACGAAAAAGGTATGAAGAGATGAAAGAATCTAAGAGACTCAAAAATGATCTTCAAATTTCTGATGAAAGTGGGGATGATCCAAGTGTTTTAAGTTATGACGAGGACGAGGGCGATGTCGACAGCGATGTTCCGATATTACCCAGCAGAAGTCCGTCAATTCCAAAATTACAAGCTAGGATAAATTTAACGAATTTAGCATCAGCATGCGACAGAACAGGAGTATCCGACAGGTCAGCATCAATTCTTGTAAGTTCTCTTTTACAAGACATTGTTGTCGTTTCCAAGCTAGATTCTTCAAAAGTAATTGACAGAAGCAAATTAAGACGAGAAAGACAAAAATTACGTCAAAATCTTcaatgtgaaattgaaaatataacaggCTTATACTTTGACGGACGAAAAGACAAAACAATGATTTTGGAAACAATTGGGGCTAGAACACATCGGAAGATTTCAGTGGAAGAACACATTGTACTTGTTTCTGAGCCAGAAGGACAGTATCTGGGACATGTTACTCCATCCTGTGGGAATGCCAAAACAATATCTTCAAGCATaattgattttgtaaaaaacatccTGTGTGTTAATATGGAAGAAATTACAGCGGTTGGATGCGATGGAACTATTGTGAACACTGGATCTAAAAATGGTATTGTATGTCAGCTCGAAGCAGCCATTGGTAAGCCAGTACATTGGTTTATTTGTTTACTCCATCTAAATGAACTCCCACTTCGTCATTTAATGGCACATGTTGATGGAAAAACCAATGACCCAAAAGGCTTTTCTGGAGTACTGGGAAAAGCTCTTGAGAGCTGTGATAGTTTACCaattcaaggttttgaaaagataatggTAGAACTGCCTCCGATAACTATAGAACATTTAAGCACGGATCAGAAATATCTGTATGAAATGTGTGAAGCAGTTTCTAATGGGAATGTAGATTTAGAGCTTGCAAACCGACAGCCAGGAAGAATGTCTCATTCAAGGTGGCTTACAACAGCTAACAGGATTCTACGACTCTATGTAGCAACTGAAAAACCTTCAAAGGAGTTATTGGTTCTGGCTACGTACATAATAAAAGTGTATGCGTTTGTTTGgtttcaaatcaaaacaaaaccatcTTGTTTAGATGGACCAAAACACATTTTAGCACTTAAGGCAATTGTTCATCCGGTAATAGAGCGTAATGCATATTTTTGCCAtccagaaaatattttacttgctaTGTTAGCTGATAGCCGAAGCTATGTCCGGGAATTAGGCCTTAGAAGGATTTTAAAAAGCAGAGCGGATATACAAG TTAAGATCACCGAACCACCTTTAACTAGAAAAATATCAGATGACGACTTACACGCAATGGTTCAAAATGTTCCTGAAAATATAGAGCTATCCAAATATCCATGTCACACTCAAGCCGTCGAAAGATGA